Genomic window (Gymnogyps californianus isolate 813 chromosome 2, ASM1813914v2, whole genome shotgun sequence):
ggcgcgggTGACGCCCCGGcaggcggtggcggcggcgcccggccccgccTCGCCCGGCCGAGGGGGCGGGAGCTCCCGCCGAGCTACTACTAccgccggcggggcgcggggcagcGGCAGTAGCCGCCGTGAGGGTCGGGGGCtggagcggagcggagcggcgggccggggctgggcgggCAGTGTCTGCGGCGGCACCGTCGGCGCCAAGGGAGCGGCGGTGCccccggaggaggaggagggagggaggaggaggaggaagggcgCGGGGGCCCCTCCGCGGGGGTGCTGGGGTCCGCCTGACCGGGCTTATCGTGTCGGGTCTGGTCTGTCTGTCCGCAGGGTGCCCTGCAGCCGCGGCGGTCCGTCGTCCCCTGGCGCGGAGCAGCGGGGCGTCGCCGGCCTCCCGCGGGGGTCCATGAGTCGCGggcgggcagccccggcagcgcccCTCGCCCGCTCCTCCGGCTCCGGCggcggcccggcgcggcggcggtgGAGGCGGTGAGATGgggggcagcctgggctgccaCCGCTCCATCCCCCGCGACCCGGCGGACCTGTGCCACAGCCGCAAGTTCAGCGCGGCGTGCAACTTCAGCAACATCCTCGTCAACCAGGAGAGGCTCAACATCAACACGGCCACGGAGGAGGAGCTGATGACCCTCCCCGGGGTCACCCGGGTGGTGGCCCAGAACATCGTGGAGTACCGGGAGTACATCGGCGGCTTCAAGAAAGTGGAGGACCTGGCGCTGGTGAGCGGGGTGGGGGCGGccaagctggagcaggtgaAGTTCGAGATCTGCGTGAGCAGCAAGGGCAGCTCGGCGCAGCACTCGCCCAGCTCCCTGCGCAAGGACCCGGCCTCTGAGCACCACCTCTCCGCTACCAAGATCAACATTAACACCGCCACCCCGGCCCAGCTCATGAGCATCCGCGGCATCACCGAGAAGATCGCCAACAGCATTGTGGACTACCGTAAAGAGCATGGGCCCTTCAAAAGTATCGAGGACCTGGTGAGGATGGACTGCATCAATTCCTCCTTTCTGGACAAAATCAGACACCAGATCTTTGCAGAGCGGTCCCGTCCCCCTTCGACGAACACCAATGGtgggctcaacttcactgcCAAGCCTCACCCCAGCCCCACTTCTCTGAGCCTCCAGAGCGAGGACTTGGACTTTCCTCCTGGGGGTCCAACCCAGATCATATCCACTCGACCCTCTGTGGACATGTTTGGGGGGGTGAGAGACGGCAGACCTGTCCTGAGGGTGGCTACCTGGAACCTGCAAAGCTGCTCCATCGAGAAAGCCAACAACCCAGGCGTGCGGGAGGTCGTGTGCATGACGCTGCTGGAGAACAGGTAAGAGGCAGCACCTGACCTATAGGCCCAGCTCCATGTGGGATTGTAGGTTAATGCCTTTGGGGTTTGGGCACTCTGGAGTCCCGTTGTGATCCTAGTGGGACTTGCTCCTTCCCAGGATTATTAAATGTTTCCGACTTCTTGCATGGAACTCTGGTTGAGTCTTAATGCTGGGACTGTAGTGACTGTCCCTTGATAAAGTCGCTATAGTCCTTGAAAGGTGGTGGACCTCCTGAGGAggtatgtgtgtgcacacatctGTGTGGGGAAGACGGAGGTGTTACGGTTGGTCGCGTTGGGCCTGTTAATGGTTGGTCAAGGATTGCTTCTCTGTCAAGAGCCTTTTGAACAAGTCACGGGGGACTGTCTTTCCTGCCAGAAGCTGGGGGGGAATAGCAGGGGAAGGGCTGCTCTGTATGTACTGTGTTTCTTACGGTGTTTCCCAGAGCATCTTACTGCCACTTTGGGAGGCAGAATGTAGTGCTACTTCCGCCTCTCTTGGAGCTGCTAAACTGAGACCTGCTAGGGCCTCTTCTCCAGAAAGTCTTGTTTGGGTGGTGACCTCCTTAACGTCAGCATTAGGGCTGTAGTCCACTCTCCGTTGGATCCGCTCCTCAAATCAAAAAGGCTTGAGAGCACAGTCAGGATGGTTTGGGCTGCGTAACGAATGTGGAATGCCACGGCTCATCCCGCAAGGGTGACACTGCTCGTTAACGAGTGGTCATGGGGTATCTGCTGAGCTGGAGGGACCGATCATCCTTGGGGATGCGAGACGTGGGGCAGTTGCCTGGGGAGGCTCTGCTGTCCCTGCACCAGGTGGGCCCCTGATTTCACTGAGCTAGTGGGTGTGGAGCAAGGTCTGTTTGTGGTGTGATCAAGTGGGATGGTGCTTCTGGTGTTAATGGCTGAGAAGCTgagagatgtattttattttttttggagTAAGGTAATCAGGCAACAGTGCTGGGGATGTCTCTCTTGCTAAACTTTCTGCTTGATACAGAAATGTAAGAATGCAATAAGGATTTTGAAATAACTCTCACCCTTTCCTCTCCACGTGTGAAATCTGTCCCAGCTGGTCTGGCATTTAGTTTACGGCATTGGGAAATTAACTTT
Coding sequences:
- the EEPD1 gene encoding endonuclease/exonuclease/phosphatase family domain-containing protein 1; amino-acid sequence: MGGSLGCHRSIPRDPADLCHSRKFSAACNFSNILVNQERLNINTATEEELMTLPGVTRVVAQNIVEYREYIGGFKKVEDLALVSGVGAAKLEQVKFEICVSSKGSSAQHSPSSLRKDPASEHHLSATKININTATPAQLMSIRGITEKIANSIVDYRKEHGPFKSIEDLVRMDCINSSFLDKIRHQIFAERSRPPSTNTNGGLNFTAKPHPSPTSLSLQSEDLDFPPGGPTQIISTRPSVDMFGGVRDGRPVLRVATWNLQSCSIEKANNPGVREVVCMTLLENSIKLLAVQELVDREALEKFCMELNQPTLPNIRKWKGPRGCWKGVVSEKPSGQLHKGVEYSGFLWDTTAGIELKDASSQESAQTNGNGKHSYPHPYLAHFKVGMNDLTLVNLHLALSSSAGENTGKNHDSHKLAAFAQTLQETLKGEKDVIILGDFNQAPDSSDHDILRKEKFHHLVPSSTFTNISTKNPQGSKSLDNIWISRSLKKVFTGHWAVVREGLTNPWIPDNWSWGGVASDHCPVLAEFYLEKDWNRKEVTRNGNGVTVERNDSHAKHER